In Blautia sp. SC05B48, a single genomic region encodes these proteins:
- a CDS encoding HAD family hydrolase, whose translation MDSIIFDVDGTLWDSTGIVAEAWSDYLIHTEHMDTDVSAKRLMGLFGQLLPDIARALFPELPEAEQLRIIDGCCQAEHEALLRKCAPLYPDLEETLKILSSRFPLFIVSNCQAGYIEVFLKSTGFGHYFKGHLCPGDTGMAKAENIMKIREDNNLSDPVYIGDTLGDFNACRKAGVPFIFAEYGFGQVDKPDYRITRPFDLTEICR comes from the coding sequence ATGGACAGTATTATTTTTGATGTTGACGGTACGCTCTGGGATTCCACTGGGATCGTAGCTGAGGCCTGGAGCGATTACCTTATCCATACGGAGCACATGGATACCGATGTAAGCGCCAAACGACTGATGGGGCTTTTTGGCCAGCTGCTGCCGGATATCGCAAGGGCTCTTTTCCCTGAGCTTCCGGAAGCAGAACAGCTTCGTATCATCGACGGCTGCTGCCAGGCAGAGCACGAGGCACTGCTTCGCAAATGTGCTCCGCTGTATCCGGATCTTGAGGAAACACTGAAGATTCTTTCCAGCCGTTTTCCTCTTTTTATCGTCAGTAACTGCCAGGCCGGATATATTGAAGTGTTCCTGAAATCCACAGGCTTCGGACACTATTTCAAGGGCCATCTCTGTCCCGGTGACACCGGCATGGCCAAAGCGGAAAATATCATGAAGATCCGCGAGGACAATAATCTATCCGATCCGGTTTATATCGGTGATACCTTAGGAGACTTTAATGCCTGCCGGAAAGCAGGAGTTCCTTTTATCTTTGCCGAATACGGTTTCGGGCAGGTGGATAAACCGGATTACCGGATCACCAGGCCTTTTGACCTTACGGAGATATGCAGATGA
- a CDS encoding DUF3784 domain-containing protein, translating to MFDQSFSFILTIAALVVGFMLFTGHGSIFMKGGNTQARNQKYDEKKMEKASGICLILIGVATGVDAFTTSVAAKIAYVVILFVILVVFLFVLRTKCIKK from the coding sequence ATGTTTGATCAGTCATTCAGCTTTATACTTACAATCGCAGCACTGGTAGTAGGCTTTATGCTTTTTACCGGACACGGTTCCATTTTTATGAAAGGCGGAAACACACAGGCCAGAAACCAGAAGTATGATGAGAAAAAAATGGAAAAGGCTTCAGGAATCTGTCTGATACTTATCGGAGTGGCTACAGGAGTTGACGCATTCACCACAAGTGTAGCAGCAAAGATCGCCTATGTAGTAATTCTGTTTGTGATACTTGTGGTATTTCTGTTTGTACTCAGAACAAAATGTATCAAAAAATGA
- a CDS encoding L,D-transpeptidase family protein, with protein MSNDEKRDIEDRINDAMAKIVSDTVGEPHPENKKDRSAAHKSARPSKSARPRKITYVPIDESEFEPIVIPEKKKHKALKVTGMIAAMVFVVVGCAYAGLSYYYTSHFFEGTTINGIDSSNRTAYEVEQEIAKKMEGYSIQVKARNQDTQTIEGADIDYRYISSGEVLKLLKEQKPYEWVKGFFEKTTYTASEQTAFDKLKLETEVKGLNCARKENQVAPENAYVSFNDSEFTIVPDTEGSQLKVKEAYQMISDAISSDEGEVDLGSNPDAYVKADVTSDNADLQATVDAYNNFARASITYTFGDETVTLDGSTIKNWLQFGEKGQLIQDDASFKQHIVDYVAQLAADHDTVGTERQFQTTSGRTVSVSGSAYGWKIDQDGEVAQLTQEIQSGAQTTREPVYSMRANSYGVNDLGNTYIEVDLTEQYMWYYQDGNVIFESDIVSGLASDPERKTPPGIFTLYYKKSPDVLRGTKKADGTYSYEQPVTYWMPFNGGIGFHDADWQPYFGGDRYLTGGSHGCINMPPDKAGELYNIIQYNVPIVCFY; from the coding sequence ATGAGCAACGATGAAAAGAGGGATATCGAGGACAGGATCAATGATGCCATGGCAAAGATCGTCAGTGATACTGTAGGAGAGCCTCATCCTGAAAATAAAAAAGACAGATCAGCTGCTCACAAGTCGGCAAGACCTTCGAAATCAGCAAGGCCAAGGAAAATCACCTACGTACCTATCGATGAATCTGAATTTGAACCTATCGTTATACCCGAAAAGAAAAAGCATAAGGCACTGAAGGTGACCGGAATGATCGCTGCCATGGTTTTTGTAGTGGTGGGCTGTGCATATGCAGGATTATCCTATTATTACACCAGTCATTTCTTTGAGGGCACAACGATCAACGGGATTGACAGCTCCAACAGGACTGCATATGAGGTGGAGCAGGAAATCGCAAAAAAAATGGAAGGCTATTCCATCCAGGTAAAGGCCAGAAATCAGGATACGCAGACCATAGAGGGAGCGGATATTGATTATCGTTATATATCCAGTGGTGAAGTTCTGAAGCTTCTGAAAGAGCAGAAGCCCTACGAATGGGTGAAAGGATTTTTTGAAAAGACGACTTACACGGCCAGTGAGCAGACTGCTTTTGACAAGTTAAAGCTGGAGACAGAAGTGAAAGGACTGAATTGTGCCCGGAAAGAGAATCAGGTAGCACCGGAGAACGCGTACGTAAGCTTTAATGATTCCGAATTTACGATCGTGCCGGATACAGAGGGAAGTCAGCTGAAGGTAAAAGAAGCCTATCAGATGATCAGTGATGCTATCAGCAGCGATGAAGGTGAAGTAGATCTTGGCAGTAACCCGGATGCTTATGTGAAGGCAGATGTGACCAGTGACAATGCAGATCTGCAGGCAACGGTGGATGCATATAATAACTTTGCGAGGGCAAGCATCACCTACACATTTGGAGATGAGACAGTAACACTTGATGGAAGCACCATCAAAAACTGGCTGCAGTTTGGCGAAAAGGGGCAGCTGATCCAGGATGATGCATCCTTCAAACAGCATATCGTGGATTATGTGGCACAGCTTGCTGCGGATCATGATACAGTAGGTACAGAGCGTCAGTTCCAGACAACAAGCGGAAGAACTGTTTCGGTTTCCGGTTCTGCATATGGCTGGAAAATCGATCAGGACGGAGAGGTGGCACAGCTTACCCAGGAGATCCAGTCCGGGGCTCAGACGACCAGAGAGCCGGTTTATTCCATGAGAGCCAATTCTTATGGTGTGAATGATCTGGGAAATACCTACATTGAAGTGGACCTTACAGAACAGTATATGTGGTATTATCAGGATGGAAATGTGATCTTTGAATCAGATATCGTATCCGGACTTGCAAGTGATCCGGAGAGAAAAACACCTCCTGGAATCTTCACCTTGTACTATAAGAAGAGCCCGGATGTGCTCCGTGGCACCAAGAAAGCAGACGGAACCTATTCCTATGAACAGCCGGTAACCTACTGGATGCCGTTTAACGGAGGCATTGGATTCCATGATGCAGACTGGCAGCCGTATTTTGGAGGCGACCGGTATCTGACCGGAGGTTCCCACGGCTGTATCAATATGCCACCGGATAAAGCGGGAGAGCTTTACAACATTATCCAGTATAATGTACCGATCGTCTGTTTCTATTGA
- a CDS encoding MATE family efflux transporter, producing MKRSKSIDLTSGPILKTLSELALPIMASSLLGTAYNITDMAWIGLLGSKAVAGVGVGGMYVWLSQGLVALPRMGGQVNTAQSCGRKDYKEARSYAASALQMTILFGLLFAAASIIFLDPLIGFFNLTDPEAYSSARSYMLITCGLIIFSFLNLTLTGLFTAQGDSRSPLMANFLGLVGNMFLDPLLILGIGPFPRLETVGAAIATVTAQFLVFAVLFFRIFTSGLEPNVLRELHLFSRFPGKFYKNIFRIGFPTAIQSMIYCMISMVLTRMVSAFGAAAIAVQRVGGQIESVSWNTADGFASALNAFTAQNFGAKKYDRIRHGYRISFGILTIWGLIITAAFVLLPRPISGLFFHDPESLGISVNYLIIIGFCEAFMAIELMTIGALSGLGMTKLCSIISIILTGARIPLAMLLTHAGMGLNGIWWALSLTSIVKGIIFTLTFRQTSRTKLK from the coding sequence ATGAAAAGATCAAAATCCATAGACCTTACTTCCGGTCCGATCTTGAAAACGCTTTCAGAGCTTGCTCTGCCAATCATGGCATCTTCCCTTCTTGGAACTGCCTATAATATCACAGATATGGCCTGGATCGGACTTCTGGGCTCCAAGGCAGTTGCCGGTGTCGGTGTGGGCGGCATGTATGTGTGGCTTTCCCAGGGACTGGTAGCCCTTCCGCGAATGGGCGGACAGGTAAACACAGCACAGTCCTGCGGCCGGAAGGATTATAAAGAGGCACGTTCCTACGCGGCCAGTGCCCTGCAGATGACCATTCTGTTCGGTCTTTTATTTGCTGCAGCAAGTATTATATTTCTTGATCCTCTGATCGGATTTTTTAATCTGACAGACCCGGAAGCATATTCTTCTGCCAGATCTTATATGCTGATCACCTGCGGACTGATCATTTTTTCCTTCCTGAACCTGACTCTCACCGGACTTTTTACAGCCCAGGGAGACTCCAGGTCTCCGCTGATGGCCAATTTTCTTGGACTTGTGGGAAATATGTTCCTGGATCCGCTCCTGATCCTTGGCATTGGACCTTTTCCACGGCTTGAAACGGTAGGTGCTGCCATTGCCACAGTAACTGCACAGTTCCTGGTTTTTGCAGTGCTGTTTTTCCGGATCTTTACTTCCGGGCTGGAACCAAATGTACTTCGTGAACTTCATCTTTTTTCACGTTTTCCGGGAAAATTTTATAAAAATATCTTCCGCATTGGTTTTCCAACCGCTATCCAGAGCATGATCTACTGTATGATCTCCATGGTACTGACCAGAATGGTTTCCGCCTTCGGTGCTGCTGCCATTGCTGTCCAGCGTGTGGGCGGACAGATCGAATCCGTTTCCTGGAACACCGCGGACGGCTTTGCCTCTGCCTTAAATGCTTTTACCGCACAGAATTTCGGTGCAAAAAAATACGACCGCATCCGCCATGGCTACCGTATTTCCTTTGGTATCCTGACAATCTGGGGCCTTATCATAACTGCAGCCTTTGTGCTGCTCCCACGCCCGATCTCCGGTTTATTTTTCCATGATCCGGAATCCCTTGGGATTTCTGTAAATTACCTGATCATCATCGGCTTCTGTGAGGCTTTCATGGCCATTGAGCTGATGACCATCGGTGCACTGTCCGGCCTTGGTATGACCAAGCTCTGCAGTATCATCAGTATTATCCTGACAGGGGCCAGAATCCCGCTTGCCATGCTGCTGACTCATGCAGGAATGGGACTTAATGGTATCTGGTGGGCACTTTCCCTTACTTCCATCGTAAAGGGAATCATCTTTACTCTGACATTCCGACAGACCAGCCGAACGAAATTAAAATAA